One Brevibacillus choshinensis genomic window carries:
- a CDS encoding cupin domain-containing protein, with product MKLFRFDQQVGRKIDRFDSVHATISRIVRTPDSVHIGCMHLDAGGVVGYHPAVAAQLFLVVSGEGWVRGEDDERVPISAGQAAFWTAGEGHESGTQTGMVALVIEGEGLEPENFMPSL from the coding sequence ATGAAGCTGTTTCGTTTTGATCAACAGGTGGGGCGCAAGATAGATCGGTTTGATTCTGTCCATGCGACGATATCCCGGATCGTACGCACCCCGGATTCTGTCCATATCGGGTGCATGCATTTGGATGCTGGAGGCGTTGTCGGCTATCATCCGGCTGTCGCTGCTCAGCTTTTTCTGGTCGTTTCCGGGGAAGGCTGGGTCCGCGGAGAAGACGACGAGCGGGTGCCGATCTCGGCGGGTCAAGCTGCCTTTTGGACCGCTGGAGAAGGGCATGAGTCGGGTACTCAAACAGGAATGGTTGCCCTCGTGATCGAAGGAGAGGGACTGGAGCCGGAAAACTTTATGCCCTCGCTGTAA
- a CDS encoding metal-dependent hydrolase, translated as MTGKTHLLLGAMAGYYGYPSWKGIAMGAAMALLPDIDQARSKIGHRLRPLSSALQKGIGHRTVTHSWVMLLLPAMLFGDTLMAQAALYGLLSHLISDAMVGRIQFLWPIKQGWIGIRLTKSMYMAVDRLAFYVAIVYLLYWGYRGGAEQLVHSLS; from the coding sequence ATGACGGGGAAAACGCATTTGTTGCTTGGGGCCATGGCTGGCTATTACGGGTACCCTTCGTGGAAAGGAATCGCGATGGGAGCAGCGATGGCTCTCCTGCCTGACATCGATCAGGCAAGAAGCAAGATTGGACACAGGCTGAGACCGTTGTCGTCAGCACTGCAAAAAGGAATTGGTCATCGTACCGTGACGCACTCCTGGGTCATGCTGCTGCTGCCAGCCATGTTGTTTGGCGATACGCTTATGGCTCAGGCGGCTTTGTACGGGCTTTTGTCCCATCTGATCAGTGACGCCATGGTCGGGCGCATCCAGTTTTTATGGCCGATCAAGCAAGGGTGGATTGGCATCAGACTGACCAAATCCATGTACATGGCGGTTGATCGCCTCGCATTCTACGTGGCGATCGTCTATCTTCTGTATTGGGGATACAGGGGTGGAGCCGAACAGCTCGTCCATAGCTTATCATAG
- a CDS encoding proline iminopeptidase-family hydrolase, giving the protein MEHREGYIEVPGGRVWYNLLGEENRNETPLIVLHGGPGNTHDPLKSVLHVLADERPVIFYDQLGSGNSDRPTDDSLWHTERFVEELMDIRKALGLDELHILGHSWGTMLAAAYLVDRKPAGVKSVIFSSPCLSAQRWKEDADRFLAQLPEEVQQTIARHEEQGTTDSPEYQEAMKEYYRRHVCRIDPLPTVMAESRPKGNKEIYMKMWGPSEFCPTGNLKTFDYTPKLHEITIPSLFVCGRYDEAAPESTQYYHSLVPGSEFRVLENSSHVGYLEEPEAYIYTVRDFLRRVEAK; this is encoded by the coding sequence ATGGAACACAGAGAAGGCTATATTGAAGTGCCGGGTGGAAGGGTTTGGTACAACCTGTTGGGGGAGGAAAACCGGAACGAGACTCCCTTGATCGTCCTGCACGGCGGGCCGGGAAACACGCATGATCCGCTGAAGTCGGTCCTGCACGTGCTGGCTGACGAGAGGCCGGTCATTTTCTACGATCAGCTGGGCTCGGGAAATTCGGATCGACCGACGGATGACTCGCTGTGGCACACGGAGCGGTTCGTGGAAGAGCTCATGGATATCAGAAAAGCGCTCGGACTGGACGAGCTGCATATCCTGGGGCACTCTTGGGGAACGATGCTAGCGGCTGCGTATCTTGTGGATCGCAAGCCTGCAGGGGTCAAGAGCGTGATTTTCTCCAGCCCTTGCCTGAGTGCTCAGCGCTGGAAAGAGGACGCTGATCGCTTTCTTGCGCAATTGCCAGAAGAGGTGCAGCAGACGATTGCACGTCATGAGGAGCAGGGAACCACGGATTCGCCAGAGTATCAGGAAGCCATGAAGGAATACTACCGCAGACATGTGTGCAGAATCGATCCTTTGCCGACTGTCATGGCAGAAAGCCGGCCAAAAGGCAACAAAGAGATTTACATGAAGATGTGGGGACCTTCCGAGTTTTGTCCGACAGGGAATCTAAAGACGTTCGACTATACGCCGAAGCTGCATGAAATCACCATTCCTTCGCTTTTCGTCTGCGGGCGGTACGATGAAGCGGCACCGGAATCGACCCAGTACTATCATTCTCTCGTGCCAGGCTCCGAGTTCCGTGTCTTGGAAAACAGCTCCCATGTCGGCTATTTGGAAGAGCCGGAAGCGTACATCTACACTGTGAGAGACTTTTTACGCCGAGTGGAGGCCAAATAA
- a CDS encoding DUF6583 family protein translates to METATNVTAPRKSYKKPLLIIGAAAVLVLGGLGTAYAKLDMFKSAKTIYLQSEAESMLKFSDDISQAYGKYEDYMKPYLEKPVHSTTELSDINLDATIPDPQAQKILDLLKDAKLVMQSNIDEQKHQQSGNLEVHLKDKKLATLEYFMNDTLVGFRLPEFYAKYGYLDLKDREALQQKLGQDLPKRFMTYNDLYNAISIKQDEVKSVLTPYALLYANSLKDSQVTMKKDVAFSEEGFQASAREVTVSFTEEEARALATQITEKAKADQKLFDLIYTRYHNVSTLMKDSGYEVEEELSKEEFKKNYDKGFDDMLADLKDNTSTSKEQLKMVMLIDNDHQILSRKLLFTGEKGNEEQVFWNNVAYQNGGDSYYRYSLMNPEDAKNSELSVTYKASEKSGKTTGNVGVVIKEEAKNTLDFKTTFETTKEDKKESGTYNFTLSFQDEYEPQPVSLSGSVAVSETKTDSSVDSEGTVKVNFENPTPDMPKGLSFKLKSKAEFGKSLEIPAMGADNSINFATVTDEQMMGIQQEVGVAAQKFMQDNAELVQQFMMP, encoded by the coding sequence ATGGAAACCGCAACAAATGTGACCGCACCGCGCAAAAGCTACAAGAAGCCTTTGCTGATTATCGGTGCGGCAGCAGTCCTGGTCTTGGGAGGACTGGGAACGGCGTACGCGAAGCTGGATATGTTCAAAAGCGCCAAAACCATTTATCTGCAATCAGAAGCTGAAAGCATGCTGAAGTTCTCTGATGACATCTCGCAGGCATACGGAAAATACGAAGACTACATGAAGCCGTATCTGGAGAAGCCTGTCCACTCCACTACCGAGCTCAGCGATATCAATCTCGATGCTACGATCCCTGACCCGCAAGCGCAAAAAATCCTCGATCTGCTAAAGGACGCAAAACTCGTCATGCAAAGCAACATCGATGAGCAAAAGCATCAGCAGTCCGGGAATCTAGAGGTACATCTCAAAGACAAAAAGCTGGCTACCCTGGAATATTTCATGAATGACACCCTCGTCGGCTTCCGTCTCCCTGAATTTTATGCCAAGTACGGCTACCTCGATCTGAAGGACCGCGAAGCCCTTCAGCAAAAGCTTGGCCAAGATCTGCCAAAACGCTTTATGACTTACAATGACTTGTACAATGCCATTTCCATCAAGCAGGATGAAGTGAAAAGCGTGCTCACCCCTTATGCGCTGCTCTACGCCAACAGCTTGAAGGACAGTCAAGTCACTATGAAAAAGGACGTTGCGTTCTCCGAGGAAGGCTTCCAGGCAAGTGCTCGCGAAGTGACCGTGAGCTTCACCGAAGAAGAAGCACGCGCACTCGCTACGCAAATCACGGAAAAAGCCAAAGCCGACCAAAAGCTGTTTGATCTGATCTACACGCGTTACCACAACGTCTCTACTCTGATGAAAGACAGCGGCTATGAGGTCGAAGAGGAGCTGTCCAAGGAAGAGTTCAAGAAAAACTACGATAAAGGCTTTGACGACATGCTCGCAGATCTGAAGGATAATACCTCCACCAGCAAAGAGCAGCTGAAAATGGTCATGCTGATCGACAACGACCATCAAATCCTGTCCCGCAAGCTCCTGTTCACAGGCGAGAAAGGCAATGAAGAGCAGGTCTTCTGGAACAATGTCGCCTATCAAAACGGCGGAGATTCCTACTATCGTTATTCCCTGATGAATCCGGAAGATGCGAAAAACAGCGAATTGTCCGTGACCTACAAAGCATCTGAGAAAAGCGGCAAGACTACTGGCAACGTAGGTGTCGTGATCAAAGAAGAAGCGAAGAACACGCTGGACTTCAAAACGACCTTCGAGACAACCAAGGAAGATAAGAAAGAGAGCGGCACCTACAATTTCACCCTCTCTTTCCAAGACGAATATGAGCCGCAGCCGGTTTCTCTTTCCGGCAGCGTAGCGGTATCTGAGACCAAAACAGATAGCAGCGTCGATTCCGAAGGCACAGTTAAAGTGAATTTTGAAAACCCGACACCGGATATGCCAAAAGGATTGAGCTTCAAGCTGAAATCCAAAGCGGAATTCGGAAAGTCCCTGGAAATCCCTGCCATGGGTGCGGATAACTCCATCAATTTCGCTACCGTCACCGACGAGCAAATGATGGGCATCCAGCAGGAAGTGGGCGTCGCAGCACAAAAATTCATGCAAGATAACGCGGAGCTTGTGCAGCAATTCATGATGCCGTAG
- a CDS encoding LysR family transcriptional regulator yields the protein MDFRVLQTFLVAATTENFHQTAEALFIAQPTVSQHIRQLEKELGIELFERVGKRVRLTAAGKRYLPHAKALLEQWHYGVEDLQAWRQGYREKLHLAVSPIIARARLSHLLHRYTKLYPDVDLSIKIADSVEIGPLVQSGQADIGLTRMLPGEFQLATYLLYEDPVVFAVPSNGGDMEAPLPDWEAELQSKRLLTHNHPGYWDELLLLLRQRGLSLRTMAVSQVDITKRFIEEGLGVSFLPRTAVSRDLFENRFIELPTPGLVLPKVASYLVMPKGGVSDTAQRFVDILHSLYAPMPPVVISGRS from the coding sequence GTGGATTTTCGCGTGCTGCAAACGTTTTTGGTAGCGGCTACGACGGAAAATTTTCATCAAACGGCCGAAGCACTGTTTATCGCTCAGCCAACCGTCAGTCAGCATATTCGGCAATTGGAAAAAGAACTGGGGATTGAGCTGTTCGAGCGTGTAGGGAAGCGGGTGCGCCTCACAGCCGCGGGAAAACGTTACTTGCCGCATGCGAAAGCACTCTTGGAGCAATGGCACTACGGGGTCGAGGATTTGCAGGCATGGAGACAGGGCTATCGAGAAAAGCTTCATCTGGCTGTCTCGCCCATTATCGCTCGTGCCCGGTTATCCCATTTACTGCACCGCTACACCAAGCTGTACCCGGACGTGGATCTGTCCATAAAGATCGCGGACTCGGTGGAGATCGGTCCGCTGGTGCAAAGCGGACAAGCAGATATTGGCTTGACGAGAATGCTGCCCGGAGAATTTCAGTTGGCCACGTATCTGCTTTATGAAGATCCTGTCGTGTTTGCGGTTCCGTCCAATGGAGGAGATATGGAAGCCCCGCTGCCGGATTGGGAGGCGGAGCTTCAGTCCAAGCGGTTGTTGACCCACAATCACCCAGGTTACTGGGATGAATTGCTGCTTCTGCTGCGTCAGCGAGGACTTTCCTTGCGTACGATGGCAGTCTCGCAAGTGGATATCACCAAGCGCTTCATCGAGGAAGGATTGGGGGTTTCCTTTTTGCCGCGTACCGCTGTCAGCCGCGACTTGTTTGAGAATCGCTTCATCGAGCTGCCGACGCCCGGTCTCGTTTTACCTAAGGTGGCTTCCTATCTCGTGATGCCAAAGGGGGGCGTCAGCGATACCGCCCAGCGTTTCGTCGATATTTTGCACTCGTTGTACGCACCCATGCCGCCTGTTGTGATCTCCGGTCGGTCCTAG
- a CDS encoding citrate synthase/methylcitrate synthase, translated as MSKQHTLAIGLDGIAVAETDLSLVDGINGLLVYRGHWARDLAIHHTFEEVAHLLWFGHLSSAEELADLSSKLKANRELPEHVKGILKLIPADVDMMSVLRTGVSALGSSVNGWPPTIDEVISLAAKMPTIVAYRFACLEGHEPLEPNPELDHTANYLYMLKGEKPNPAHVRALDAYLILTQEHGMNASTFAGRVVSSTESDLISSITAAIGTLKGPLHGGAPSEVTEMIEAIGTKENAEPWLRNKLDNGGRLMGFGHRVYKTVDPRATALRVVASQLSANDPWFDLATHVEKVGLKLLEEYKPGRKLNTNVEFFAAAVMRAVGLDDDLFTPTFAVSRVVGWSAHVLEQAGKNRIIRPQSNYIGTMPE; from the coding sequence ATGAGTAAACAACATACGTTGGCAATTGGTCTGGATGGAATCGCAGTAGCGGAAACGGATTTGAGCCTGGTAGACGGAATTAATGGCTTGCTGGTATACCGCGGTCATTGGGCGCGTGACTTGGCGATTCATCACACATTCGAAGAAGTAGCTCACTTGCTCTGGTTCGGTCATTTGTCAAGCGCAGAGGAACTCGCAGACCTGAGCAGTAAACTTAAAGCGAATCGTGAACTGCCTGAACATGTGAAAGGCATTCTGAAGCTCATCCCGGCTGATGTCGACATGATGAGCGTATTGCGCACCGGTGTTTCCGCACTGGGCAGCTCTGTGAACGGATGGCCTCCAACCATCGATGAAGTGATCTCATTGGCAGCGAAAATGCCGACGATCGTCGCTTATCGCTTTGCCTGTCTGGAAGGCCATGAGCCACTGGAGCCAAATCCGGAGCTCGATCACACCGCGAACTATCTGTACATGCTCAAAGGCGAAAAGCCGAATCCAGCTCACGTTCGCGCATTGGATGCCTACCTGATTTTGACGCAGGAGCACGGCATGAATGCCTCTACTTTTGCTGGACGGGTAGTCAGCTCGACGGAATCTGATCTTATTTCTTCCATCACGGCGGCCATCGGAACCTTGAAAGGACCGCTGCACGGCGGCGCACCATCTGAGGTAACGGAAATGATCGAGGCGATCGGCACCAAGGAAAATGCAGAACCGTGGCTCCGCAATAAACTGGATAACGGCGGACGCCTCATGGGCTTTGGCCATCGTGTCTACAAGACCGTCGATCCTCGCGCGACCGCTTTGCGCGTAGTCGCATCCCAGCTGTCTGCCAATGATCCGTGGTTTGATCTGGCGACACATGTAGAAAAAGTAGGCTTGAAGCTGCTGGAAGAATACAAGCCAGGACGCAAACTGAATACCAACGTCGAGTTCTTCGCAGCAGCTGTGATGCGTGCGGTAGGACTGGACGATGACCTGTTCACACCGACCTTTGCCGTCAGCCGTGTCGTAGGCTGGAGCGCACATGTGCTGGAGCAGGCTGGCAAAAACCGCATCATCCGCCCGCAATCCAACTACATCGGCACCATGCCCGAGTAA
- a CDS encoding MBL fold metallo-hydrolase, with protein MDTCKGVHMLHLPFHGMTIHPTLLRDQEDAILIDTGFPGQFTELRAAVEKTGTSFDQLKAIILTHQDLDHIGNVPEILRETGGRTRVFAHEQEKPYIEGDLPLIKDAHLEHPPKGTVTDLLADGQELPFCGGIQVIHTPGHTAGHISLYVRRSKTLIAGDSMYSVDGKLMGVHGPTTLDLDAAQQSLKKYADFDIASVICYHGGISTHRIREQIRSL; from the coding sequence ATGGATACTTGTAAAGGCGTACACATGCTTCACCTCCCCTTTCACGGGATGACGATTCACCCCACGCTGCTGCGCGATCAGGAAGACGCCATTTTGATTGATACTGGATTCCCCGGGCAGTTTACTGAGCTGCGAGCTGCCGTGGAGAAAACCGGCACTTCGTTTGATCAGCTGAAGGCGATCATCCTCACCCATCAAGACCTCGATCATATCGGGAATGTGCCCGAAATCTTGCGGGAAACCGGCGGACGAACCCGCGTATTCGCACACGAACAGGAAAAACCCTACATCGAGGGAGATCTCCCTTTAATCAAAGATGCTCATCTCGAACATCCGCCAAAAGGAACCGTCACCGATTTGCTGGCAGATGGGCAGGAGCTCCCCTTTTGCGGGGGGATACAGGTGATCCATACTCCCGGACATACCGCGGGCCATATCAGCCTCTATGTACGCAGAAGCAAAACGCTGATCGCAGGAGATTCCATGTACAGTGTGGACGGTAAACTGATGGGCGTCCATGGACCGACCACTTTGGACCTCGACGCAGCCCAGCAGTCCTTGAAAAAATATGCCGACTTCGACATCGCATCGGTCATCTGTTATCACGGAGGCATCAGTACGCACCGCATACGCGAACAGATTCGCTCTCTCTAG